In one window of Synechococcales cyanobacterium T60_A2020_003 DNA:
- a CDS encoding SPOR domain-containing protein, whose protein sequence is MVGQSVSRTTTSSSSNESALQAVLASLDIQVEEELARYRRHRLVQRRLHPGRRSPTCSPANESPTLQSADPKALLPTASLAPTSSSDPIPSPWDEADTVAIAPGLQSPSFAPEVTSSLPEDYLESSEHLLRSLADESVESDYEESGDRLIDGLLTPLGVGLLLLFLVASAMLGFLIVNPSMLGFETWGQLFQRRSDDASSSTVQPTDPSEQSNLHPYPDLSADEFVNLNLETLSTIRGRSSLIPPMASNPSPKPSASPSSAEEQAGVNSLSVTPIGAIASAPSIISTTELPGNSWSADPAPAVAPPAVEASVPDVAPAVEPEPVAAAPAYVEPAPSSSAPVANSDASGEYFYVVTDYSGDRSLEDAQAVVGDAYVRNFDSGAQVQLGAFSSADRAQELINELQQQGISAQMYQP, encoded by the coding sequence ATGGTTGGACAATCAGTATCGCGAACGACCACATCGTCTTCATCCAATGAGTCTGCACTTCAAGCGGTGCTAGCCAGTTTAGACATTCAAGTCGAAGAAGAGCTTGCTCGCTACCGCAGGCATCGGCTTGTCCAGCGACGCTTGCATCCTGGGCGGCGATCGCCCACTTGTTCTCCTGCTAATGAATCACCCACGCTGCAATCGGCTGATCCAAAGGCACTGCTACCCACGGCCTCGCTAGCCCCTACTTCGTCTTCTGATCCGATTCCTTCCCCTTGGGACGAGGCTGATACGGTGGCGATCGCTCCCGGTCTTCAATCTCCGTCCTTTGCGCCAGAGGTAACCTCGTCCTTGCCGGAGGATTACTTAGAATCGTCGGAACATTTACTACGCAGTTTAGCGGATGAGTCCGTTGAGTCTGATTATGAGGAATCGGGCGATCGCTTAATTGATGGTCTTCTCACGCCCTTAGGTGTGGGTCTGTTGCTTCTGTTCTTGGTTGCGAGTGCTATGCTCGGCTTCCTAATAGTGAATCCTTCAATGCTGGGATTTGAAACCTGGGGGCAGTTGTTCCAACGCCGCAGCGATGATGCATCCAGTTCAACGGTTCAGCCTACCGATCCCTCTGAGCAATCTAACCTTCACCCCTATCCAGACCTGTCTGCGGATGAGTTTGTGAACTTAAATCTGGAGACGTTGAGTACGATTCGCGGTCGATCGTCTCTGATTCCCCCCATGGCATCCAATCCTTCGCCAAAGCCGTCTGCGTCTCCATCTAGCGCCGAGGAGCAAGCTGGTGTGAATTCATTAAGTGTGACTCCTATTGGGGCGATCGCCTCTGCTCCATCGATTATTTCGACTACTGAGTTACCTGGAAATTCATGGTCGGCTGATCCGGCTCCTGCTGTGGCTCCACCTGCTGTCGAAGCGAGTGTTCCAGATGTTGCCCCGGCTGTAGAACCTGAGCCTGTTGCTGCGGCTCCGGCCTACGTAGAGCCTGCACCATCCTCCTCTGCGCCTGTAGCGAATTCTGATGCCTCCGGAGAGTATTTCTACGTTGTAACAGACTACAGTGGCGATCGCAGTTTAGAGGATGCTCAAGCGGTGGTGGGTGATGCCTACGTGCGTAACTTTGATAGTGGGGCGCAGGTGCAATTGGGAGCCTTTAGTTCTGCCGATCGCGCCCAGGAACTAATTAACGAACTTCAACAGCAGGGAATCTCGGCACAGATGTACCAGCCATAG
- a CDS encoding DUF721 domain-containing protein, whose amino-acid sequence MTSFQPLNGILHSLEQNQSNWRSRKQFNALVLCWPQVVGAVVAAQTRPIALQRGTLIVATSSAAWAQNLAFERQILLQKLKQKLKGIVLPDELVDIRFSTTHWASRSPTSDVSPLDSAQVWQGHPSYLPPHQSRSVQPPPTDQPTEPPREPKAAFQQWAAHIQERSRHLPLCPQCQCPTPQGELDRWSMCALCAPKHWMRSPHP is encoded by the coding sequence ATGACCTCCTTTCAACCGCTCAATGGCATTCTCCACTCATTAGAGCAAAACCAAAGTAACTGGCGATCGCGCAAGCAGTTTAACGCCCTGGTTCTGTGCTGGCCGCAGGTTGTGGGTGCTGTCGTAGCGGCTCAAACTCGCCCCATTGCGCTTCAACGAGGCACGCTCATCGTAGCAACCTCCAGCGCGGCTTGGGCGCAAAACCTAGCCTTTGAGCGTCAGATTCTGCTCCAAAAGCTAAAACAAAAGCTCAAGGGGATCGTTCTCCCAGACGAGTTAGTAGATATCCGCTTTTCCACAACCCACTGGGCTTCGCGATCGCCAACCTCAGACGTAAGCCCCCTCGATTCTGCACAGGTTTGGCAAGGACACCCAAGCTATCTGCCTCCCCATCAATCCAGATCCGTTCAGCCCCCCCCTACGGATCAGCCAACGGAACCTCCTAGAGAACCCAAGGCCGCCTTTCAGCAGTGGGCGGCCCATATTCAAGAGCGATCGCGGCATCTGCCGCTTTGTCCCCAGTGCCAGTGTCCAACCCCGCAAGGGGAATTAGACCGTTGGTCAATGTGCGCCCTATGCGCCCCTAAACACTGGATGCGATCACCCCATCCATAA